The Saprospiraceae bacterium genomic interval ATTTTCAGGAGGTTAGCCGGGCCTCAGAGGGAATGATCGAAGGAGAATTTACGCTCCTGGATGGTAACAGACCACTTGCCAATATTGGGTCTGTTCTGCGCAACAAATTAGGCGTGAGCTTGCGGGAATTTCATGAACCGGTCAGGATATTTTTGCCAGATTCCAAAACCGATCAAATTCAAAATGCCAGTTATCAGGATTTTTTATTGCAGGCACAGTCCATTTTTATTTTTCATCAGGAAAGCGATTATTCTACAATTATAACGGATCTCAATTATTTACGGTCTAAATTAGGAAAAACAAAAATTCTTAGTTCCATAGACCTTAAGTTAAAATCCGGATTTGATACAAAATTTGTAATTGAAACACTGGAAACTTTGTTGGGCAATGATTACATAGTAAAAGACCGGTACCGTCAGGACGAAGCTTTTCTGAAAATCATGAAACTTGAAAAATGGCTTTATTACGCATTGTTCAGTCTTACCATTTTGCTCGTATCGTTTACGGTGGTGGGTGCGCTGTGGATGATTGTTTTGGATAAGCGGTTTGATATTTCAATCTTAAAATCATTGGGAATGGCTGACCAACGAGCACAAAATATCTTCATCCTGTTGGGTTTATTGATTTGTTCATTGGGATTGATTATTGGGTTTTTTCTCGCTGTTGGTTTTTACATCATTCAGAAAAAATACGGCCTTATTGGGATCCCTGCGGAATTTGTCATCGATAGTTTTCCCATGCAAATGCGAAAGATTGATTTTGTGATCGTTTTGACCACAGTATTGATTATTGGTTTGCTGGCTTCCATAATGCCTAGCAAAAAAGTAGCAGGAATCAATCCCGTATTTCATGAAGAATAATTGACTAATTTTGCGCCCATGGAAGATTGGGAATTGGATTTTGAGTGGCTGCGTATCAGGCACTTCGTTAGAGATCGCCTGGGTTCCAAATCACTGCCTGATCTGAATGCAATTTTACTATTAATTGGTATACAAGAACTTGGAAGATTAAAACCGGGGAAATTTACCAAAGAAGAGAAAACCGACCTGATGCATATAGCCAGCTGCAAACTGTTGAGTGAAGATGGATATTATGCCCTGAAAGGTCTGGATCAGGATGGATGGCCACATTTTGAAAGTCTGAAACCATTTTTGATTAAGGGTGTTAGTGCTCAGGAACGCTATCTGAAAGAAAAAGCGGTATCTTTTTTCAAATTACAATACGCAGCAGAGCTTTCCGTTGAGTTGAATGCACCGATTGATGAATTGAAACCATAAATTGATATGACTAAGTATTTATTTCTTATTGCATTTTGTTTTGTTTTTACTTTTTCATGTAAAGACGGAGGTAAATCCTCTGCCAAGGGAACTCTGGCGGTTATTGAAACATCCCATGGCAACATCAAAATCAGGTTGTATGACAGTACTCCAAAACATAAAGAGAATTTTATCAAACTGGTTAAAAGCGGATTTTATGATGGTTTGTTATTTCACCGCGTGATCTCTGGTTTTATGATGCAGGGAGGTGATCCTGTATCCAAAGACGCTCCTCCGGGTATTATGTTGGGCAATGGTGGTCCGGGATATACCATTCCCGCTGAAATTGGAGCCAAACATTTTAAGGGAGCTTTGGCTGCAGCCAGGCTTGGCGATTCGGCCAATCCGAAAAGAGAATCTTCCGGTTCCCAATTTTATATTGTTCAGGGAAAACCGGTAAGTTCAGATGAGTTAATTATGATGACCCGTAGTAAAAACATTGCCTATACTGAAGAAGATAAGAAAAAATATGCAACGCTGGGAGGTGCACCATTTCTCGATGGAGAATATACCGTTTTTGGCGAAGTGGTCGAAGGGTTGAATGTCGTGGATGCGATCTGTAGTCAGCCTTGTGAACCAAACAGCCGACCAGTGACCGATGTAAAAATGAAAATAAGAATG includes:
- a CDS encoding ABC transporter permease — encoded protein: MWLNLKIALRYLVGKKSSQAIHWITGISIFGIAVGSAALIIVLSVFNGFDELVTGMFSKHNPDIKIISKNSKYFTEDSTLVQKISKEAYVEFLSRSFEEVCMFQYKDAQEFGIIKGVEKNFQEVSRASEGMIEGEFTLLDGNRPLANIGSVLRNKLGVSLREFHEPVRIFLPDSKTDQIQNASYQDFLLQAQSIFIFHQESDYSTIITDLNYLRSKLGKTKILSSIDLKLKSGFDTKFVIETLETLLGNDYIVKDRYRQDEAFLKIMKLEKWLYYALFSLTILLVSFTVVGALWMIVLDKRFDISILKSLGMADQRAQNIFILLGLLICSLGLIIGFFLAVGFYIIQKKYGLIGIPAEFVIDSFPMQMRKIDFVIVLTTVLIIGLLASIMPSKKVAGINPVFHEE
- a CDS encoding peptidylprolyl isomerase; amino-acid sequence: MTKYLFLIAFCFVFTFSCKDGGKSSAKGTLAVIETSHGNIKIRLYDSTPKHKENFIKLVKSGFYDGLLFHRVISGFMMQGGDPVSKDAPPGIMLGNGGPGYTIPAEIGAKHFKGALAAARLGDSANPKRESSGSQFYIVQGKPVSSDELIMMTRSKNIAYTEEDKKKYATLGGAPFLDGEYTVFGEVVEGLNVVDAICSQPCEPNSRPVTDVKMKIRML